The region TGTATCCAGAACTTTACGTAGAGAGAAATCTCTTCTTTTGATTTTTAGCCTGGAATATTAGTTTTAATCTCATTCACTTATTTCCCCAAGGAGGATTACATGAAAAAAATTTTATGTATACAGGTTTTGTTACTCGCATTATGTCCGTTTGTTCTGTTTGCTAATGGACAGCAGGATTCAGGTTTAACCAAGGTTGGTATCGTAAATCTGCCGCCGGAAGAATCCGGCTATAGACAGGCCAATGTTGATGCCATGAACACTGTCTTCTCAACTGAAAAAGGATATGACGCAAAACAGACCAATGCCGGTGGCAACAGTGAGCAGATCGCTGCGGCCAAAGGGTATATTCGTGACGGAGTAGACTATCTACTGATCTCTGCTGCAAACGCGTCAGGATGGGACGGCACTTTGAAGTCTGCAAAAGATGCAGGTGTAAAAGTTATTCTCTTTGACCGTTTAATTGATACAAGCGAATCAAACTATCAGGCAGCTCTTGTTTCTGATATGGCTTATGAAGGCCAAATGGCAACAGAATGGGTTTTAGACCAGGATCTGGATGAAATCAATCTAGTTCTTATTCGCGGTCAATTAGGGTCCGCGGCTGAAATAGGTCGAAGCACCGCAGTCCTCGAGGCTGCTAAAGCAGGTAAACTCAATATCGTGGCTGATGGAACTGGTGGTGACAGCTGGAGTCTTGAAGAAGCCCGTAAAGTTGTTGAAGCTGCCATTGCTGCAGGAAAGGATTTCAACGTAATCTACGCACAGAATGACGGTATGGCGCAAGGCGCTGTTCAGGCTCTCGAAGCAGCCGGTATCACCCATGGAAAGAACGGCGATGTCAAGGTAATTGGTTTTGACTTCAACCGTTTTGCACTAAGAAACGTACAGGAAGGTTACTGGAATGCCAATATGCAGTGTAATCCTCGTCAGGCCGCCGAGATTGCCAAGTGGATCGAGAGTGGTATACTCCCCAGTGGAGTCCAGTATCAGGAAGAACTGCTGGTTACTACAGATACAATAACCGATGAAATTATAGACCAGTGGGGAATCAATGCTGATCCCGGAAAAGGTGTAGTAACAAGGTAATTAAGTTTATTGTACGATTTTACAATATAGAATTTATATCTGCGGTGCGTTATGCGGGGAAAGTCCGCACACAACGCACCGCAATTAGTTTATACAGCAGC is a window of Oceanispirochaeta sp. DNA encoding:
- a CDS encoding substrate-binding domain-containing protein produces the protein MKKILCIQVLLLALCPFVLFANGQQDSGLTKVGIVNLPPEESGYRQANVDAMNTVFSTEKGYDAKQTNAGGNSEQIAAAKGYIRDGVDYLLISAANASGWDGTLKSAKDAGVKVILFDRLIDTSESNYQAALVSDMAYEGQMATEWVLDQDLDEINLVLIRGQLGSAAEIGRSTAVLEAAKAGKLNIVADGTGGDSWSLEEARKVVEAAIAAGKDFNVIYAQNDGMAQGAVQALEAAGITHGKNGDVKVIGFDFNRFALRNVQEGYWNANMQCNPRQAAEIAKWIESGILPSGVQYQEELLVTTDTITDEIIDQWGINADPGKGVVTR